One genomic region from Pyrobaculum islandicum DSM 4184 encodes:
- a CDS encoding ABC transporter permease produces the protein MRFIKLSTTLGYTYLGLFLVAPIVFIFWQVLAGIGEIYTSITDPFYINLSPDAFSNAIYIRPTDPPTLVIRGPDLGVIINSLWVALLVAAVDTTLGFALAYVLAKYVFPGRTALGLLATLPLIVMPFATAYVVRKFLDPRWGTLNWILSAFLPLRIEISGLAAVAIVQILMFLPIAYLNIYAALTRVDPTLEEVAANLGADERRTIRDVVLPLSTPGLAAAFVLVFIFAIDDVAAPIIFQDDPAARKLLSYQVYSKFLDQLRGQISPTAAFLALILLTISITAFLAVRKYVGLRQYAMLIRQLRPRVYRPGPLGKAAIYLIAFPLVLTAAAPLIGAIALVFAERWTTTPLPEAPSLQNAADRIAEVFQNSLFLRGVINTVYYGVTATLIMVGIGLLIALAAARSRGPAADALDALATMPIAIPGLVVAYAYFLTSLQLSTFLKPTAPALAQALDPLRHPELYLIVGYSVRKLPFVVRSIYAGLQQIHPSMEEVAMNLGDGYFGVLRKILVPLLKTNILSGALIGFVYVTSEVSLSITLGVLKGVGQDTAMPITAFMRERFESGLYGVQEAATLGLILVLIQVAAITLTTRVLKTRYGFIL, from the coding sequence ATGAGATTTATCAAACTCTCGACGACATTGGGGTATACATACCTAGGGCTCTTCTTAGTGGCGCCGATAGTCTTTATCTTTTGGCAAGTCCTCGCAGGGATAGGCGAGATATACACATCGATAACAGACCCCTTTTACATAAACCTCTCTCCCGACGCCTTCTCTAACGCAATATATATCAGGCCGACAGACCCGCCTACTCTTGTAATACGGGGGCCAGACCTCGGCGTGATTATAAACAGCCTCTGGGTCGCCCTCCTCGTCGCAGCCGTCGACACAACGCTGGGTTTCGCCCTCGCCTACGTCCTCGCCAAATACGTATTCCCCGGCAGAACAGCCCTAGGCCTCCTAGCCACCCTCCCCCTAATCGTTATGCCCTTTGCCACAGCCTACGTCGTGAGGAAGTTTTTAGACCCACGCTGGGGCACTCTAAACTGGATACTAAGCGCCTTCCTCCCCCTCCGGATAGAGATCTCCGGCTTAGCCGCCGTAGCTATCGTACAGATCTTAATGTTCCTTCCCATAGCGTATTTAAATATCTACGCCGCACTCACTCGAGTCGACCCAACGCTAGAGGAAGTGGCTGCGAATCTAGGCGCAGACGAACGGCGGACAATCCGCGACGTAGTGCTCCCCCTCTCCACGCCGGGCCTCGCCGCCGCCTTCGTCCTCGTCTTCATCTTCGCCATAGACGACGTGGCAGCCCCCATAATATTCCAAGACGACCCAGCCGCTCGGAAGCTCCTCTCATACCAAGTCTACTCTAAGTTTCTAGACCAACTACGTGGGCAGATAAGCCCAACTGCGGCCTTCCTCGCCCTAATCCTCCTCACAATCTCAATAACAGCCTTCCTCGCCGTGAGGAAATACGTCGGACTGAGACAATACGCCATGTTGATTAGACAGCTCAGGCCGAGGGTCTACAGGCCAGGCCCCCTGGGCAAGGCCGCGATATATCTAATCGCCTTTCCCCTAGTCCTCACAGCGGCGGCCCCCCTCATAGGCGCAATAGCGCTAGTCTTCGCAGAGAGGTGGACTACTACTCCACTCCCAGAGGCGCCTTCGTTACAAAACGCCGCGGATCGCATAGCCGAGGTTTTCCAAAACTCACTATTCCTCCGAGGCGTGATAAACACAGTCTACTACGGAGTTACGGCCACCCTCATAATGGTGGGTATAGGGCTGTTAATCGCTCTGGCCGCGGCTAGATCTAGAGGACCCGCCGCAGACGCCCTAGACGCCTTGGCCACGATGCCCATAGCCATACCTGGCCTCGTCGTGGCCTACGCCTACTTCCTCACCTCACTCCAACTGTCGACATTTCTCAAGCCTACGGCCCCCGCCCTCGCCCAAGCCCTCGACCCCCTCCGCCACCCCGAGCTCTACCTAATCGTGGGCTACTCCGTCAGGAAGCTCCCCTTCGTAGTCCGTAGCATATACGCCGGGCTACAGCAGATCCACCCCTCTATGGAGGAGGTAGCTATGAACCTCGGCGATGGATACTTCGGCGTCTTGAGGAAGATACTAGTGCCCCTCCTCAAGACCAACATACTCAGCGGGGCGTTGATAGGCTTTGTCTACGTCACCAGCGAAGTCTCCCTCAGTATTACCCTCGGCGTCCTCAAGGGCGTTGGCCAAGACACAGCCATGCCAATAACCGCCTTTATGCGGGAGAGGTTCGAAAGCGGTCTCTACGGAGTGCAAGAAGCCGCAACTCTAGGCCTAATTCTGGTATTAATACAGGTGGCGGCTATAACACTAACTACAAGAGTGTTGAAAACTAGGTACGGGTTTATACTCTGA
- a CDS encoding ABC transporter ATP-binding protein, translating into MTIVRLEKLRKVFDNRVVAVDDVDLVINDGEILAVLGPSGCGKTTLLRLVAGLEEPTSGRIYFNDRDVTKIPTQQRNTAIVPQTWALWPHMTVFENVAYGLRLKKNQFNLTEREIKRRVEEVLELVGLAELSNRRPFQLSGGQQQRVALARALVVQPEVLLLDEPLANLDAKLRVELREEVRKIAKKLSITTLYVTHDQEEAMAVADRVAVMNAGRILQVGTPEEIYHKPQNFFVATFLGRSNLFRGRVVEARGEVAVIDIGFIITAETPQKVSQGDEVYVVIRPEDIYMGFGGVRCSVEDVVFLGRFYQTTLRCSNKTLKAEGPKPPARPGEEIQIEIARAWAFKT; encoded by the coding sequence GTGACTATTGTACGTCTTGAAAAACTTCGGAAGGTTTTTGACAACAGAGTAGTGGCTGTAGATGACGTAGATCTCGTAATAAACGACGGGGAGATACTAGCCGTGTTGGGGCCGTCTGGCTGTGGAAAAACCACACTCCTCCGTCTCGTGGCCGGGCTAGAGGAGCCCACCTCCGGCAGAATATACTTCAACGACCGCGATGTTACAAAAATACCAACCCAACAGAGAAACACGGCGATAGTCCCCCAGACCTGGGCCCTCTGGCCTCACATGACAGTTTTTGAAAATGTCGCCTACGGCCTCCGTTTAAAGAAAAACCAGTTTAACCTTACAGAGAGGGAGATAAAGAGACGGGTAGAGGAGGTTTTAGAATTAGTGGGGCTTGCTGAATTAAGCAATAGAAGGCCTTTCCAACTGTCTGGGGGGCAACAACAGAGGGTGGCTCTGGCGAGGGCGTTGGTAGTCCAGCCAGAGGTCCTCCTCTTAGACGAGCCTCTGGCAAATCTGGATGCAAAACTCAGAGTGGAGCTTAGAGAAGAGGTTAGGAAAATAGCAAAAAAACTCTCTATCACTACGCTATATGTCACACACGACCAAGAAGAAGCTATGGCCGTAGCCGACCGCGTTGCTGTGATGAACGCCGGGAGAATACTACAAGTGGGAACCCCCGAAGAGATATACCATAAGCCTCAAAACTTCTTTGTCGCCACATTTTTAGGCAGGTCAAACCTCTTCCGTGGGCGCGTCGTAGAGGCCAGGGGAGAAGTTGCCGTAATAGACATCGGCTTTATTATAACAGCAGAGACCCCACAGAAAGTTTCGCAAGGAGACGAGGTGTATGTAGTGATAAGGCCAGAGGATATATATATGGGATTCGGCGGCGTGAGATGCTCTGTCGAAGACGTAGTGTTCTTAGGCAGATTCTACCAGACAACTCTGAGATGTAGCAACAAGACGCTCAAAGCCGAGGGGCCGAAGCCGCCAGCGCGTCCCGGCGAAGAGATCCAAATAGAAATCGCCAGAGCGTGGGCTTTTAAGACATGA
- the eif2g gene encoding translation initiation factor IF-2 subunit gamma: protein MTFVYPDAIISTAGHVDHGKTQTTYALSGVWVMKHSEEIKKAMTIKLGYAQVGIYDCGEEYYYTDGILINNKCPNGSEPKLVRRISILDVPGHEVLVATMVSGAAVVDGAVLVVDASQPAPQPQTVEHFAVLDIIGVRRLVVAQNKIDLVVKEKALENYEQIKKFLAGTWAEGAKIVPISALHRVNIDVLATYIAKTVPPREAELGKPARFSVLRSFNVNPPGTPPEKLRGGVLGGTLLQGVLKVGDEIEIRPGLKVDKPKPGYQPIMTKVLSIEYGGYKVDEARPGGLVGIMTGLDPALTKADALAGAVAGKPGALPPVWTTVEIDTKPIPRSIEGKTEPFRQGEVVLIAVGPATVFGVVQAVKKDLVTIALKKAVCAEQGSKVVVIRQVRNRWIVTNYGVLKGGTVALE, encoded by the coding sequence ATGACATTTGTCTATCCAGACGCCATAATCTCCACGGCGGGTCATGTCGACCATGGGAAGACCCAGACTACATATGCTTTGTCTGGCGTGTGGGTTATGAAACACAGTGAGGAGATTAAAAAGGCCATGACTATAAAGTTGGGCTATGCCCAAGTCGGTATTTACGACTGCGGCGAGGAGTATTACTATACAGACGGCATATTGATAAACAACAAATGTCCAAACGGCTCTGAGCCCAAGCTTGTTAGAAGAATTTCTATATTAGACGTGCCGGGGCATGAGGTGTTAGTGGCGACTATGGTCTCTGGCGCAGCTGTTGTAGATGGAGCTGTGCTTGTAGTAGACGCCTCCCAGCCCGCCCCCCAGCCTCAGACAGTGGAGCACTTCGCCGTCCTTGACATTATCGGCGTGAGGAGGCTAGTTGTTGCACAAAATAAGATAGATCTGGTGGTCAAAGAGAAGGCGTTGGAAAACTACGAGCAGATAAAGAAATTTCTAGCTGGGACGTGGGCAGAGGGGGCTAAGATAGTGCCTATATCTGCTCTACATAGAGTAAATATAGACGTCTTAGCCACCTATATCGCCAAGACTGTGCCGCCTCGTGAAGCAGAGCTTGGAAAACCCGCGAGGTTTTCTGTACTCAGGAGTTTTAACGTAAACCCGCCGGGCACTCCCCCCGAGAAGCTCAGAGGCGGAGTACTCGGAGGCACTCTCCTCCAGGGGGTGTTAAAAGTTGGAGATGAAATCGAGATTAGGCCTGGGCTAAAGGTGGATAAGCCCAAGCCCGGCTACCAACCGATAATGACAAAAGTCTTGAGCATCGAATACGGCGGTTATAAAGTAGATGAGGCGAGACCCGGGGGGCTTGTCGGCATTATGACTGGCCTAGACCCAGCGCTTACTAAGGCAGATGCCCTCGCTGGGGCAGTCGCTGGAAAACCCGGCGCCCTCCCCCCCGTGTGGACTACTGTTGAAATAGATACCAAGCCCATCCCTAGATCTATAGAGGGTAAGACAGAGCCTTTTAGACAGGGAGAAGTTGTATTAATTGCCGTGGGCCCCGCCACAGTGTTTGGCGTAGTACAAGCTGTCAAGAAGGATTTGGTTACTATAGCTTTGAAAAAAGCTGTATGTGCCGAACAGGGGTCAAAAGTTGTTGTTATTAGACAGGTCAGAAATAGGTGGATTGTGACAAACTACGGAGTCTTAAAGGGAGGCACAGTAGCACTCGAATAG
- a CDS encoding NUDIX hydrolase has translation MCLLRVNHAGGPDWAAVGVLLRSGKVLLIKRVERDGDPWSGHVAFPGGRWRPGEDLLGTAVREIEEEVSIQVTDVAGALPPFSPGNAPWLKVVPFIFTGWVGEPRPNPREVREARWVGRDELREITWGGEAAFETGGWIIWGLTYRILKKLIDCGLF, from the coding sequence GTGTGTCTACTTAGGGTAAACCACGCCGGGGGGCCCGACTGGGCGGCTGTGGGAGTGTTGCTAAGGAGTGGAAAAGTGTTGTTAATTAAGCGGGTGGAGAGAGATGGAGACCCCTGGTCTGGCCATGTCGCATTTCCCGGCGGCAGGTGGAGACCTGGCGAAGATCTTTTGGGGACAGCTGTCAGAGAAATCGAGGAGGAGGTGTCTATACAGGTAACAGACGTCGCAGGGGCCCTCCCCCCGTTTTCTCCAGGAAACGCACCTTGGCTTAAAGTTGTCCCATTTATATTCACGGGGTGGGTCGGAGAGCCTAGGCCAAATCCGAGGGAGGTTAGAGAGGCGCGTTGGGTTGGCAGAGATGAGCTTAGAGAAATCACTTGGGGGGGAGAGGCCGCCTTTGAAACAGGCGGGTGGATCATCTGGGGCCTCACCTACAGGATTTTGAAAAAACTTATCGACTGCGGCTTGTTTTAA
- a CDS encoding ABC transporter permease: MLPDLARLAWQSVRERAGRSALAAMGVFVAFLALAVALSVGEMAKSAVESAFQQLGLNTVWVMAQRGYFTEADAATATAVAKEGVVIPIAQDFGRLRLPDGTERAVTVYYIPPQYLGLLLPKEALRSGQLYVGGPLVMVNSRVRTAGDMPVAPGSPMTLTRSDGSVVEVVAAGVFESTGFIGAADVLADNALYPERRYIILYIVARSPQAAEALAQALRPYFPDAVVITPQTLARQIGRLASVAQIGLGALAGISSLVTAMWLYDTVTISILQRTKEIGIMRAVGFKRRHVMAMLLLETFIVVGAGVLAALPILAAASAIPISLGPGVYLKLAISPIAVGAAAAVVIGANILGVLVPAYRASRLNIVDALRYE; the protein is encoded by the coding sequence GTGTTGCCAGACCTCGCTAGGCTGGCTTGGCAGTCTGTCAGAGAGAGGGCGGGGAGGTCGGCACTTGCGGCTATGGGCGTCTTCGTGGCCTTTCTGGCGCTGGCCGTGGCGCTGTCTGTGGGGGAGATGGCGAAGTCGGCTGTGGAGTCGGCCTTCCAGCAGCTGGGCCTAAACACGGTGTGGGTTATGGCCCAGAGGGGTTATTTCACGGAGGCAGACGCGGCCACAGCTACGGCTGTGGCGAAGGAGGGGGTGGTGATACCCATAGCACAGGACTTTGGAAGACTCAGGCTGCCAGACGGGACGGAGCGTGCCGTGACGGTGTACTACATTCCGCCTCAGTACCTAGGGCTCCTCCTGCCTAAGGAGGCTTTGAGAAGCGGCCAGCTCTACGTCGGAGGGCCCTTGGTGATGGTAAACAGCCGCGTTCGTACGGCCGGCGATATGCCGGTAGCGCCCGGGTCCCCCATGACGTTGACGAGAAGCGACGGAAGTGTCGTCGAGGTGGTGGCGGCGGGCGTCTTCGAGTCGACGGGCTTTATCGGGGCCGCAGACGTGTTGGCAGACAACGCCCTGTACCCAGAGAGGAGGTATATAATCCTCTACATAGTGGCCAGGAGCCCCCAGGCCGCCGAGGCGCTGGCCCAGGCGCTGAGGCCCTACTTCCCAGACGCCGTGGTGATTACGCCTCAAACTCTGGCTAGGCAAATCGGCCGGCTGGCCTCTGTTGCACAAATCGGCCTTGGGGCGCTGGCGGGCATCAGCTCGTTGGTCACCGCGATGTGGCTCTACGACACTGTGACAATATCTATCCTCCAGAGGACTAAAGAGATAGGCATCATGCGTGCAGTGGGGTTCAAGAGGAGACACGTCATGGCTATGCTACTGCTGGAGACCTTCATAGTGGTGGGGGCGGGCGTACTTGCGGCGCTTCCCATATTGGCCGCGGCCTCAGCTATCCCAATATCGCTAGGCCCCGGCGTATACCTCAAGTTGGCCATCTCGCCTATTGCGGTGGGGGCGGCTGCCGCCGTGGTGATCGGCGCCAATATCCTCGGCGTACTCGTCCCCGCTTATAGAGCCAGTAGACTCAATATTGTCGACGCTCTGCGCTATGAATAG
- the twy1 gene encoding 4-demethylwyosine synthase TYW1, whose protein sequence is MSCETEALGRYHILEGPKIKIRASAARALIERHYGVAGHATVELCKWTKDALETGRSCYKVKFYNAPAGGSHRCVEMSPVGLVCSNRCVYCWRPTEEFDTFQLEERFYMEPEEIVREVLEERRRLLSGYWGHPQGRYRIKEALEPTHWAISLSGEPTMYPKLPQLIKLVKSLPSTKSVFLVTNGQHPEMLRRLVEEDALPTQLYLSTNAPNRELYYLINVPVYRREDAWERWLESLDLLAKMPTRTVLRITLIRSLNYDERYIPEFAQIVKRGNPHFVEVKSYMHLGHSTQRLKREDMLSHQEVREWAFKLLAELEKIGARFRYMDEDEASRIVVIQNMDRYVDRWIVPPR, encoded by the coding sequence GTGTCTTGTGAAACTGAGGCGCTTGGGAGGTACCACATATTGGAGGGGCCCAAGATCAAGATTAGGGCCTCGGCGGCCCGGGCGCTGATAGAGCGGCACTACGGCGTGGCGGGCCACGCCACAGTAGAACTCTGTAAGTGGACTAAGGATGCGCTGGAGACCGGCAGATCTTGCTACAAGGTGAAGTTTTACAACGCCCCCGCCGGCGGATCCCACAGATGTGTTGAGATGAGCCCCGTGGGGCTGGTCTGTAGCAACCGTTGCGTCTACTGCTGGCGGCCCACCGAGGAGTTCGACACATTCCAGCTAGAGGAGAGGTTCTACATGGAGCCGGAGGAGATCGTGAGGGAAGTCCTCGAAGAGAGGAGACGGCTTCTCTCCGGCTACTGGGGCCACCCACAGGGGAGGTATAGGATAAAGGAGGCCCTCGAGCCGACCCACTGGGCCATCTCCCTTTCGGGGGAGCCCACCATGTACCCCAAGCTCCCCCAGCTGATAAAGCTGGTGAAGTCACTCCCCTCTACGAAGTCGGTCTTCCTCGTCACCAACGGCCAGCACCCCGAGATGCTAAGGCGGCTCGTCGAGGAGGACGCCCTCCCCACCCAGCTGTACCTCTCCACGAATGCCCCCAACAGAGAGCTGTACTACTTAATAAACGTCCCTGTCTACCGCCGCGAAGACGCCTGGGAGAGGTGGCTGGAGTCGCTGGACCTCCTCGCCAAGATGCCTACCAGGACGGTCCTTAGGATTACCCTGATCCGCTCTCTGAACTACGACGAGAGGTACATACCCGAGTTCGCCCAGATAGTCAAGAGGGGCAACCCGCACTTCGTGGAGGTCAAGAGCTACATGCACCTCGGCCACTCCACCCAAAGGCTGAAGAGGGAGGACATGCTAAGCCACCAAGAGGTGAGGGAGTGGGCGTTTAAACTTCTGGCGGAGCTCGAGAAGATAGGCGCCAGGTTTAGATACATGGACGAAGACGAGGCGAGCCGCATCGTCGTGATCCAGAACATGGACCGGTACGTCGACAGGTGGATCGTTCCGCCTAGGTGA
- a CDS encoding Holliday junction resolvase-like protein: MKRREEIRRNAVERSAFTILGRVGEQLVPLYLFERYGIEPKDLCFIGSPVDYMAFRGLSRGQVEEAVFIEVKTGKPPR; this comes from the coding sequence GTGAAGAGGCGGGAGGAGATAAGGCGCAATGCCGTCGAGAGAAGCGCCTTCACGATCCTGGGCAGAGTCGGGGAGCAGTTGGTGCCGCTCTACCTATTCGAGAGATATGGGATCGAGCCGAAAGACCTCTGCTTCATTGGGAGCCCGGTGGACTACATGGCATTTAGGGGGCTGAGCCGGGGGCAGGTGGAGGAGGCGGTGTTTATAGAGGTGAAGACGGGTAAACCGCCACGTTGA
- a CDS encoding nucleotidyltransferase domain-containing protein, whose protein sequence is MRPNLVETLAKRVREYPQRFAQCVRAIVKRYGGEVSVFLFSSRAAGMHGAVSDFDILVVIPSYGDYFDTAAELRRLCRGVPVDIVVDGVLAQMLRGCKTLHDGLGLGLCVEHK, encoded by the coding sequence ATGAGACCTAATCTCGTGGAGACCCTTGCCAAAAGAGTAAGGGAGTATCCCCAGAGGTTTGCCCAGTGCGTGAGGGCGATAGTGAAGAGATACGGCGGCGAGGTCTCCGTCTTCCTCTTCAGCTCGAGGGCTGCCGGGATGCACGGCGCGGTAAGCGACTTCGACATACTGGTTGTGATTCCCAGCTACGGGGACTACTTCGATACAGCGGCTGAGCTCAGAAGGCTCTGCCGGGGCGTCCCCGTCGACATTGTGGTAGACGGCGTCTTGGCCCAGATGCTTAGGGGTTGTAAAACTCTACACGACGGCCTAGGGCTGGGCCTCTGTGTAGAACATAAATAG
- a CDS encoding bis(5'-nucleosyl)-tetraphosphatase, which yields MEYDEVSAGAVVFYRGEEVEYLLLHYPAGHWDFPKGNVEPGETPEQTALREIREETGLEVELIPGFREEVEYVYTRGGRRVRKKVIFFLARAKSKEVKLSWEHTGYAWLPFDKALARVTYETSRRVLAKAHRHVKTLDGV from the coding sequence ATGGAATACGACGAGGTGTCGGCGGGCGCCGTGGTATTCTACAGGGGGGAAGAGGTGGAGTACCTCCTCCTCCACTACCCCGCGGGCCACTGGGACTTCCCCAAGGGCAACGTAGAGCCGGGGGAGACGCCGGAGCAGACAGCGCTGAGAGAGATCAGGGAGGAGACGGGGCTGGAGGTGGAGCTCATCCCTGGCTTTAGAGAGGAGGTGGAGTACGTCTACACCAGAGGGGGGAGGAGGGTGAGGAAGAAGGTCATATTCTTCTTGGCGAGGGCTAAGTCTAAGGAGGTCAAGCTGAGTTGGGAGCACACAGGCTACGCTTGGCTCCCCTTCGACAAAGCCTTGGCGAGAGTGACCTACGAGACGTCCAGGCGCGTCCTTGCCAAGGCGCACCGCCACGTAAAAACACTGGATGGCGTGTAA
- a CDS encoding ABC transporter ATP-binding protein has translation MGCIRAEGLVKRFGSVAALSGVSFEVGCGESVALLGPNGAGKSTTLRILAGLLKPDAGRAAVCGYDVQARPREAKACLGFLPEDAVPFLNLTVRENLQYMAVLRGLPDSAVDEALKLLGIEELADRTAASLSRGNRQRLAIALAVMHKPRVLLLDEPLNYLDIPAQQDSVKLFQSLKSSGSAIFVSTHIMSVAERLADKALVINRGRIVWQGPMDELREKAADAGERIEDVVARLMR, from the coding sequence GTGGGCTGCATCAGGGCTGAGGGGCTTGTCAAGAGGTTCGGCTCAGTTGCGGCCCTTAGCGGAGTGAGCTTCGAGGTGGGGTGCGGTGAGTCAGTGGCCCTCCTCGGCCCCAACGGCGCTGGCAAGTCCACGACTCTCAGAATCCTCGCCGGTCTCTTGAAGCCAGACGCAGGGAGGGCGGCCGTCTGTGGCTATGATGTACAGGCGAGGCCTAGGGAGGCCAAGGCGTGCCTCGGCTTTCTGCCCGAGGATGCCGTGCCCTTCCTAAACCTAACTGTCAGAGAGAACCTCCAGTACATGGCGGTGCTCCGGGGCCTCCCCGACTCGGCGGTGGACGAGGCGCTTAAGCTCCTCGGCATAGAGGAGCTGGCAGACCGGACCGCCGCCTCGCTCTCAAGGGGCAATAGGCAGAGGCTGGCCATCGCGCTGGCAGTGATGCACAAGCCGAGGGTCCTCCTCCTCGACGAGCCACTGAACTACCTCGACATCCCGGCGCAACAAGACTCCGTCAAGCTCTTCCAGTCGTTGAAGTCGTCGGGGTCGGCCATATTCGTCTCGACGCATATAATGTCGGTGGCCGAGAGGCTCGCGGACAAAGCCCTAGTAATAAACAGGGGGAGGATAGTCTGGCAGGGGCCAATGGACGAGCTTAGGGAGAAGGCGGCCGACGCGGGCGAGAGGATAGAGGACGTGGTGGCCCGCCTGATGAGATGA
- a CDS encoding PaREP1 family protein has translation MEFVEIKIPKPVYELLSRRGVDVEAEVLDRLLSELDPPEEAAERVRLAERFYAEAMQYVERGNPVQASGKLYKAAEECIKALATWFKTPEAAEARREGRWWTKLLARAAKTLSAMLNQPQINIGWSVAYDLHVWGFHEATLAVEHVKAAASQIEKLLETTKALLRSSHT, from the coding sequence GTGGAGTTTGTAGAAATCAAGATCCCGAAGCCGGTCTACGAACTGCTGTCTAGACGCGGCGTTGACGTAGAGGCCGAGGTTTTAGACAGGTTGTTGTCTGAACTGGATCCGCCTGAGGAGGCGGCGGAGAGGGTTAGGCTGGCAGAGAGGTTCTACGCCGAGGCCATGCAGTACGTCGAGAGGGGCAACCCCGTGCAGGCAAGCGGGAAGCTGTATAAAGCCGCTGAGGAGTGCATAAAGGCTCTGGCTACGTGGTTCAAGACTCCGGAGGCGGCTGAGGCAAGGAGAGAGGGGAGGTGGTGGACTAAGCTCTTGGCCAGAGCGGCGAAGACCCTCAGCGCCATGTTGAACCAGCCCCAGATCAACATCGGCTGGAGCGTGGCGTACGACCTACACGTATGGGGCTTCCACGAGGCCACGTTGGCTGTAGAACACGTCAAAGCCGCCGCGTCGCAGATAGAGAAGCTCTTGGAGACGACTAAGGCCTTGCTACGGAGCTCTCACACGTAG